AATAATTTTGTtatctcattcattttttcttcatttactaGTGTATTGTAATACTGGTTGTGCAAATGGATGGATAGCAGACAAGTACTGTGACCAGGTAAGCACATATCACCCTTCTACACATTGATGATATTATCAGCTTCAAGTGTGAAAACAAAACTGTGCATGCAGTTATGGAAGTTCTGTAGAGTAAGTTACTGTAAATCATGGATGGAAAGTATCACCTTTTGCACTTTCCAAAATTGATGAGGGAAAGGTTTGAATTGAGCATGATGACTTCTGAAAGGCCTTTCAATCATCTGTATATTGTGAGGATATATCATGGATAATTTATCAGGTTTGGCACAAATACtaggaaatataaagaaattacaaatgttcACAGAAGACACAAACTAGTATAAATACATACCATACACCAAGGAAAGTACATTTAAACTGAGATTTTGCTGGAAGAATTGGCTTGATTAAACTTATTTGCACACACTTTATGTAACATAGTCTTTCATTGTAGCAGGAAAGTAGAAAGTGCAGTGAATGAGTGCATCTTTCATTGTCTGTTTCAAAAGAATGTAGACTCTAAAGTAGCTCTGGATAGAGAGATTATGATGATTGCTATAAGCATTATAGGTAAGTCAATATTTTGTGGACGGACATGTTAATATCCAGTGGTTCATTATGTTATGATGCCTAACAGGCCTGCAATGTACCAGAGTGTGGGTTCGATGCAGGGGATTGTGGGAAGGGCAACTTCCATCGTGTTCACTCAACTCTTGTTTCTGAAGACAGGATGCATATCACACTGCCAAAAGGTATGAAGAATGTGTATTGATTCTAGTGTGTGTATATTTCTTACTTTCCCCCTCTTCCTGCTGACTCTTGGAAAGAAATCAATCACCTAAGATTGCTACTTAGGATTTATATTTAGGGACTCCAAAggttagggtctattcaagtgtaCATAATCATCCTTTATTTTGTGTCATAGAAAAGGATATTTAAATCCCCATGGCAATCAGGGATCATCAGATATTCCTGATTCTTGGTACGCTCATTAGCAACATTCCATTCATAAATATATTCAAGTATCAAAGTTATGCCTGACTGATTTCAAAGCCTCTATAGGATTCTCATGAACAGTTTCACCTAATGGGTAGAGAACATAGAAAATCAAttagagatttaaaaaaaaatggtttacaGACCCTTTATTAGTTACACTTAGAAGATTTTACGCTTCCAAATTTTGAATTCAGTAATAAAAGTGTAATGTTGTCTGAAAATACTCCAAAACCCCAAATTGACAGAGCTGAACAAAACTGCATATTTGAAGGCCTGTGCCACTTATTGTGTGTTGTGTAATGCAGGGTCACCTACAAGtaaaatgtatatgtgtatgtgtgagtttgtgtttgtatgtgtctaTTTGcctatgtatacatgcatgtataaataTTTCCAAACATGTAGAGAATGCAAGATGCTTAGTTCACATTCTTGTACTGTCTTTGCCAGGACTGGAGGTAACATACTTCAATGTGACACCCATCTTTGGGCAAGGGTCAACAATTACAGAGGGCAAGTATGACAACAAAGAAATTGTGCGGACAGCAACCATCGCTCAGAAATTCAAGACTGTTCACCTTCTGCTATACAAGAATATGTCAGAGTCCACTTTGACATTCCACATCCTTGGAAAAGGCCCCAACGATACACTCCTCAACGTAAGCAATCACAAATGTTGTAGTGGCCACGATTATTAAAGAGCTGGTCATGTGAACTATGGACTTAAAATGCCCTCTCTTATCCTGGTGAGAAATAAAAGCTTTTAACAGTGTTATggtatttactttttttgtgaAGGTTATTGAGCATATTTCTTCCTAGCGAGGAACACGGCCTGCATTTTTAGACAATAAATATTGCTAGTTTCACATTACCTAGTACAGCATTAAGTCATATTCCGTGATTAGCTATAGATTCTTTATTATGTGAGTGGTAAAGTGCTTTGAAAATTAATGCATAAAGTAGTTTCTAGCTATTCTTAATAAAGACGTGAATTGAGATTTGTGAATACTAATCTTGTAGAATTTGTATAATCTGCAAAGCTGTTCTGCCATGTTGGTCCTGTCTCAGGTCACATTTAATGTCACAGTGGACACGAGGGAGAACAAAGGCTTGGACCTCAAACTGTTAAACTTGGGCAATGAAACAAGTGAGAAGGAAACCGAGGTGAAAGAAGAGGATTCTGAATTTCCTTTCAACTTTGATGACATTTCAGAAGAAAGACAgtaagtacaaaataatgcttCATTTTATGTACAGGTGCCATTGTGAAATCTGAACATTATGTGTGTTCTATTTTAATCACATTTTCATCTACTGCGgtttctttctgttttattcagtttttttttttttcttgtaaagtaAGTTTGATCCTGGGATAGTTTCttcttttggtgatttttttttttaatatgaatcAAAGCAATCAATAAGTTGTGagaaaaacagtttttttttaattatttcaaaacaaacaaagagaagtCTTTGTCACatcttcaaatgaaataaacactGTTGGCTAATTAGCAAAGGATGAACATTTTGCTGTGTATATATACCTGTAGGTCAAAGCATCGAGCATAATCGCAATGAGAGATGTATCATATATCACATGTCACAATGTCACATGATTGATTAATTGACAGAGCCCCCAAAGTTTCCCGTGTGCGAGACAAGGAGGTGGGTGTGTCCTATGAACCAAAAGAAGAGGAGCTCACAGAGGAAGTTGCTAAGCAGCTAGAGGAACTTAAACAACAGCTGGAAGATGGTATGGCTTTATAGTGGAGTACTGGTTGGTATGGGAAGTTCATAGCTGTACTCAGTGAATGTAATTGATCTCATTATCTTGGCTGGACattgcaagtttttttttttgtcatacagTCCATTCCCAATAGTCCCAGCAGTTATGCCACAGTTCAGTTTTGCAAGGAAAAATGTAATGATATGATTATTTAGTGCACAAACCCCCACTTGTCATATTCAGccgcaaaacaaaacaaaatcaaataaaaaacaaaggcaTCATTAAACTGAGTGTGGTTATTAAAGCGGCCTCAGCTGGACAGTGAGTCCATGAAGTGTTTAACTTGAGACTTTTGACAAGTGACTTCAGTGAATGAGGTGTATTTATTGGCCACCCAAGGATATGAGTCATATTTTGAAGGAATAATGTGCATTGCTGACATCAGATCAATCAATTTTCTGAATTGTGAAAGTATGGGAGTAAAATTTGTGAGTGCTTTGTCACGTCTTTTTAATATGCCACATCCTTTATGCAAAGGATTTGAACGACTTATTCTGCATGCATATTGTACAATCAATTAGCTATACCCATAAGGCTTTTATTACTGttgcttttttgatattttgatatccaGGTGACCTAACCCAGAAAGGTCATGACCGGCTACGATCCCAAATCTTGGCCCACTACATGCTCTCCCCGGAATACACCAAGCGACGCCGTGAGGTAGCTCTTGGTCTTCATGCCAGAGGGGACCAGCAACCCCTGCAAAATGCAAAGCAGCAATTTAAGGAGACTGACTTTGTAGGGCAAATACCAGCAGGAGGGTTACCCGGCCAGGGACAAGACCAATTTCGTCAGCCACAAGTCGTCGTTGACAACCAACTGCAACAGCAGAAGATGTGGCCAAATGTTCAAGGATATCAAGGACAAGGACAAGCTAATGGTCAAGGGCTAGGACAAGGTGGTAATTTCATGGGACAAGGGCAGAACCAAGGGCTTATGCTTGGCAATCAGGGACAAGAACAAGTTGTTAATCAACAGGGTCAGTTGGGAAGGAACAATTTGCCTGGACAAGAGCCACAACAGCAGTTCAGACCTTACCAGGTGCCTGTCAATCAACAACCTGACTTTGGACAACAGCTTGGGCAACAGCCTAGACAACAGCCAGTGGGACAGGTGCATGTAGATGTTGGTATGCCACTTGAAGGTGGACAGCAATTGAAGCAGGTTGCTCCGGGACAAGCTGGCCAGGTCCCACACATTCAGGAACAATTTGGACAAGTGCCAGCTAAAAATTTGCCAGTAGAACAAGTGCAAGGTGGATTAATGGGGAGGCAAGATGCTGGCATGGGGCAACAGCAGTTCCAACCTAGACAAGAATTTGAGCAAGTAGAAAAACTGCCTCAGGTTAACATTGTAGGACAGAATGGTGTGAATGTTGGCCTTAATCCTCCTCAGCCTGGGAGGCTAAATGGTGAACAGACAAATGTAGCAGCCAATGGGTTTAAGCACGAGGCAGATGTGTTCGATGACCTAATGTTTGGAATTAATGTTCCACCAGCTGGCCAAGGCCAAAGGGACGCTCTTCATTTACAGCCTCAAGGAATGGCTGAGGTGAAGACAGGTCCTAAACCAGCTGATGATGAGACATTCAATGCAGGATTAGGACCAGACAAGAATCAAGCAGGTCCTCAGCAGAACTTGGCTGCTCCTGTACAAATAGAACCAATGGAGGATTTTCAGCAAAGAATTGCTGAAAATATGCAACAACCCAAGGAAGGAGGACAACTCGGTGAAGCTCCAGTCCTTCAGAATCAATTCAAATCTAATCAGAATCAAGGTAAAGGAATGGATCAGTTTGCACTTAATAATCAAAAGGTTAGGGACAccaaagaaaaatacaagaatTTGGCAGACAAGTTTGAAAATCACAGagaaaatttactcacaaaaaagaagaaaaagtataatgaTGGAGGAGCAGGTGAAGATGACTTGGTTGCCAGGCAACGCCATGACAACCAAGATACATTTGATCAGCCACTGGGTGTAGAGAATAAAATTGGGAAAGTGAACCAACAACCAGTACAGGATGCTGTACCTTTGGCAGGGATTGGTCAAAATCTTCAACAAGTAGACACCCAGAATAAACCTATTAAAACTCAGGAAGAACTCAGTAAGCCAATTCAAGCTGGTTTGGATGTAAACCAACCGATGAGAAATGATCGAGTTGACCAACCCGCCGTGCAAGTCAAGAACGGCTTTGAGGATCAGCCTGGAGGAGGTAATGGAAATGACATCGATGATAATAACATTGGGAATCTTTTGAAAGAGCAGAATAACCTTCCATTCCAGCTACCAGATGCAGCAGAAGTTGACTTTGAGGATGCAAATGAGGGTGAACGTGGACTCCAGGGAGCAAACGACGAAGAAAAGCTGAAGCAGGGTGATCAAGGGTTCAGAAAACTTTTATCTGTTAACAAGATGACGAAAGAAGCAGCTAAAGTTACAACTGATAATGAGAGGAGTCAAGGTAAACAATATATAGCACAGTTATTAAATGATGCCAAGAGTATCTTTAGGGACCCTGCATTCCAGAGTGAATGGCCAAAGCAAATTGACATGAGGATATCTCCAGGGTATCTGGTCCATGAATTGCAAAAGAAGCTGACTGAGACGATGTCTCACTCAGACAACTTTGAATCTGTAaagcatgaaaagaaaaaatggagtaAATCTACAGGGAAGCCCTCACCTAACATCACTGCACAGCCTGTGGACGAGACTGAAGCTCAGCAAAGTAAAGATGAACAGGATCGGAAGAGCAGCTTCCTTCCCTGGGAGCGCTCAGACAGCT
The sequence above is a segment of the Diadema setosum chromosome 12, eeDiaSeto1, whole genome shotgun sequence genome. Coding sequences within it:
- the LOC140235628 gene encoding N-acetylglucosamine-1-phosphotransferase subunits alpha/beta-like, coding for MKMFKIVQKQTYTFLSHRYGMLLIFSGIILVIVSAFQFGEVAIEWSQDRYSRLFNIYHDNIANKAFENRMCLPIPIDAVYTWVNGSDIKLLKDLEQAKRELESSVTNTTDNSESSFQCRLKDCMPAALLVTSPALDRSVTVSQLGAVESSLLPITAISNITREGGQTNTILQFQKQDDVEAVVKKTQSFTLSNKNYTLSKGYITSDFAVTGSVAFSDRVLITGVGKDTTEEEVKFRLADQYQKDVGEVVVENVAGLAVVFITNPEVINDVISEAEKTNTTSVLKVNKAYLMWNLEHEEAKPDEDYAPNRFEDNEELRYSLRSLERHAPWIRRVYIVTNGQIPSWLNLDNPRLVLVSHDEIFQNKTHLPTFSSPAIESHIHRIPGLSRKFVYLNDDTMFGKDIWPDDFYTHASGQKVYLTWPVPNCAEGCPSSWIKDNYCDKACNNSECEWDGGDCEGVQAQGGMGIGLHGGSTNLDQMYCNTGCANGWIADKYCDQACNVPECGFDAGDCGKGNFHRVHSTLVSEDRMHITLPKGLEVTYFNVTPIFGQGSTITEGKYDNKEIVRTATIAQKFKTVHLLLYKNMSESTLTFHILGKGPNDTLLNVTFNVTVDTRENKGLDLKLLNLGNETSEKETEVKEEDSEFPFNFDDISEERQAPKVSRVRDKEVGVSYEPKEEELTEEVAKQLEELKQQLEDGDLTQKGHDRLRSQILAHYMLSPEYTKRRREVALGLHARGDQQPLQNAKQQFKETDFVGQIPAGGLPGQGQDQFRQPQVVVDNQLQQQKMWPNVQGYQGQGQANGQGLGQGGNFMGQGQNQGLMLGNQGQEQVVNQQGQLGRNNLPGQEPQQQFRPYQVPVNQQPDFGQQLGQQPRQQPVGQVHVDVGMPLEGGQQLKQVAPGQAGQVPHIQEQFGQVPAKNLPVEQVQGGLMGRQDAGMGQQQFQPRQEFEQVEKLPQVNIVGQNGVNVGLNPPQPGRLNGEQTNVAANGFKHEADVFDDLMFGINVPPAGQGQRDALHLQPQGMAEVKTGPKPADDETFNAGLGPDKNQAGPQQNLAAPVQIEPMEDFQQRIAENMQQPKEGGQLGEAPVLQNQFKSNQNQGKGMDQFALNNQKVRDTKEKYKNLADKFENHRENLLTKKKKKYNDGGAGEDDLVARQRHDNQDTFDQPLGVENKIGKVNQQPVQDAVPLAGIGQNLQQVDTQNKPIKTQEELSKPIQAGLDVNQPMRNDRVDQPAVQVKNGFEDQPGGGNGNDIDDNNIGNLLKEQNNLPFQLPDAAEVDFEDANEGERGLQGANDEEKLKQGDQGFRKLLSVNKMTKEAAKVTTDNERSQGKQYIAQLLNDAKSIFRDPAFQSEWPKQIDMRISPGYLVHELQKKLTETMSHSDNFESVKHEKKKWSKSTGKPSPNITAQPVDETEAQQSKDEQDRKSSFLPWERSDSFKNLTQILEHQDVMQQFSVQSGSRRHLLDTFGDSLRHVNKLFNKKFGYQARKVPAHMPHMIDVGIMNDLQAEFAEEYDITSSHRLRHPRDMQYAFSYFYYLMGTPKIVNVTEVFDEFDTDDSGVLSDREIRTLATRLYDLPLDLKTLTSLEKLIITCAENITEKLTQPADSAIEKYYEEKMPQVTKDLLMHCPPLIDKMQGSVKGQTMYKYELMGEDEIAFKMIQTNVSKVIGQLDDIRKHPKKFVCLNDNIDHTSKDAYMVKAVLQDFYESLFPIPSQFELPREYRNRFLHIDELREWRRYRDWLRFWTHLSLGALITFSIISFCSSHLLALKRRCFGRRRWRGSGVAETVQHV